In Clostridia bacterium, a single genomic region encodes these proteins:
- a CDS encoding type II toxin-antitoxin system HicA family toxin, producing the protein MGKLEKLYEKIKRNPKQVRFDELRRLLLRAGFRERQPRSGSSHYTYVRADKLITVPRDNPIKPEYVKEAIKALEGEINGGSGEKP; encoded by the coding sequence TTGGGCAAACTGGAAAAACTGTACGAGAAGATCAAGCGCAATCCCAAACAGGTTCGCTTCGACGAACTCAGGAGGCTGCTCCTGCGGGCAGGCTTCAGAGAGCGCCAGCCCCGGAGCGGGTCGAGCCACTACACCTACGTCAGGGCCGACAAACTCATAACTGTGCCCAGGGATAACCCTATAAAACCCGAGTACGTCAAAGAAGCAATCAAGGCCCTGGAAGGGGAGATTAACGGTGGCAGCGGAGAAAAGCCTTGA